The Cervus elaphus chromosome 12, mCerEla1.1, whole genome shotgun sequence DNA window GCCATCATTTATGCTTAAAAAAATAGTTCTTGGGAACTTTTCCTCTGGCCCAGTGGACCCTATGATGGCTGATGCCATCGATTTCATGGTAGACAGGGTAAGGATCATGACCTTGGGGAAGGGGACACCTTGTCCTGGGAATTTTCATGTCTCCTTGGTTCCTGAGAAATCCCTGTCTCGCTCAGTGTGTGTTAGAGGTGTTTGTTAACCATTTTTCCATATTAACTTTAATACATCCAGATGGATATTATAGCTGCTGAGTAATTTATCAGAATCATttggggaaatttaaaaaatacagattctaAGGCTTCACACGAGACCTTGAGCTGGAATGCCTGGCCGAGGGCTCTGGGAATCTGTTTTTACCTCACTTCTCCACTTCTAGCTTCCCAGGCCAGTGTGATGGAGCGGGTTTGTAGATGTGCATGTAGGAACTACTGGATAGGTGATTTTTCCTGAGGCCTCTTCCAGCTCTAAGATCACTGAAATGTTTCTCTGTCTTCACTGAGCTTCTGGAATGGGCTTGCTACCCACAGGCGCCTGGTTGAAGAGGCAGCTCAGGTTGAGGGTTGTGGAAGGCCAGGCGCCCAGAACAGAAAAATATCACCACTTCCAGGGCCCAGTTGTGGTCTCAAATACATTGTGTCTCCCCAGTGGTTAACTTACTGGCCTCACCACACATAATGCCACCTTTATAAATAGGATATTATCTGTGGATCTAAtgtaaatgtgaaaaacaaaattttgaaaaaactttACCTGTGTTTTTTCCTGCAGCTGGAAAGTTTGGGTCAGAGTGAACTGGCTTCAAGACTTACCCTGAATTGTCAAAATTCTTATGTGGAACCTCATAAAATTCGGGACATCCCTGTAACCATTATGGACGTAAGTTTTCTTTCAGTAAAACAGATGCTTTAccttttttatatgtatatgtcaaGATCCACCTTACAAATCATTGTACGATTTTTCAGTGTTGCTTCAAACACTGCCTTGAATTTGTTTTTACCACCTGCCTCCCACACAGCtttttcaatttcaaaaaaaatcttttattgctTATCCTGTATTTTTCCTGGAAGGAATAACAccattgaaataaaaatgaatttaaataaacaTGGTAGTCCTTACCCATTCTGGTTTGCTTTGCTATTCTTTTTAAGCTGTTACTAATCTGGACAGCAAAATGAAGGTGCCAGAATTCCATAAAGTCTAGTTAACACAAAAGCTTGCTTCTTACatgttttttaattgtagtaaaatatacataacagaaTTCaccttttaaactatttttaagtgtacagttcagtagcattaGGTATATTTATAGTGTGGTCCAACTGCCACTgttatccatctccagaactttccatcatcccaaactgaaactctgtacccattaaataatAACTCTTCATTCACCGTTCCCCCTAGAGACCCTAGTAACCTTTGtcctactttttgtctctatgaatttacctgttctaggtacctcatgtaagtggaatcatataaatatccttttgtatctggcttgtttcacttagcatatttccAAGCTTATCCATGTTAAAGCATATGTTAAAAATatccaattatcctccaactaaaaataaatttaaaatttaaaaaaatcgtTCCCTTTTCCAGTTggataatattgcattgtatgtatataccacagtttgtttatcctttcatctgttgatagacatttgagttgtttccaccttttggctattgtgaataatgctgctgtaaatATTGGTGTGCAAATACACATTCAGGGtcctattttcagttcttttgggtggTGCATACCTAGAAGTGGACTTGCTGAATCATTTGATAATTCTGTTTAACTCCTAGAGGAACTGCCTTATCATCTTCCATAGGGgccataccattttacattcccattagcAGTGCATTAGATCtgcaatttctccatatcctcgcCAATatccttgttattttctgttttgtttttttttaatagtggccACCCTAATGGATGTGAAGgggtatctcactgtggctttgactttttattttaatcatatagCTGTTCTGTCTCACAATAGATTTACTCCTAAATGCAAGTAATAAGGTATTTAAATTAAGAACTGATTTTTATCAGGAAATTATTATGAACATGTATAATAACTTACCATTTTCCACTATAATTGCTACATTCCAACATTTACCATGACACAGAGTAAGCTTGTCAATACTCTCAAAGAAATATATGGTCTTCACAGTACATTTGCTCTGCCTGCACTTTCAAAGTTATGTTCATCACTTAAGTTCATGGTCACTTTAAAATGTCTACAAGTTTTAGCAAGGTGGAGATGCACCtatctttattttcatgtttcttttgtttcttttatattatttgaataatttttgcATGAGTTTGAACATAAATTTGTATGAGTATTATAAGATTCTTGAATCACATATGCAAACTTCCAACGGTGGCTCCCCCAGGAAAGGGTCTGGACTTTTTATctaatattcttaattttttagatAATTATTTTCACGGAGCATATCATACATAtaactgtttttaaattaatactaAGTTCTTTTGGGGTTTCATGATCTTTTTGAAACTGGTATTTTCAATGATTGTTTGCTATTAATGTTCTGTTAGTTTAATTAACTATCTTTGAGAACAAATGAAATTCATGgtagaatttttttcccctaaacaaTGCAAAAGACATTTGGCAGTAAAATCTATGTCTTTTACTTTGGAGTTAGAGTCACTAGGGATGAGCAGAAGGGGGGTGGCCCAGGCTGCAGAAAGGTTCAGCCATGTCTCCTGAAAGGAGTGCTTAGGGGGGACACTTTGCTTAATGTGCAAAAAACACATTGAAATAACAGTTTTGTCCTCATGTTCTTTTAAAGGTGTTTGACCAGAGTGCACTTTCAACTGAAGCTAAAGAGGAAATGTACAAACTGTATCCTAATGCCCGGAGGGCTCACCTTAAAACAGGAGGCAATTTCCCATACCTGTGCAGAAGTGCAGAGGTGAATCTCTATGTACAGGTAGGCCCTAGGTTGGAACCCAGAGCACTTTGAATGCAGGGTCTAAGGTTTGAAACATAGAgctttttggtggtggtggagagAGAGAACTACAGAATTCTCTGTAGGAATGAAGCACTAACTTGATAAGGTGGTCTCCATGAATAAGTTATAGAATTCAAGCATGGTAGAGACACCTGGGTGACTGTCTGcccactctgccttttctatgaaCCACAGGCCTGAACTCACACACTGAAGTTGCCATTTGGTACCATGGAACCTTGGCTCCCAGATTGAAGGAATTCAGTCAGAGCAGGACACCAGACTTTTTAAGTCATTTTATGGAGTCAATCTGAGTCCCATGAAGTGACTTCTTGGTCTAATTTTAAtgcattaaaacacacacacagtcttaacACACACCACCTCTTCAAATACCTACCTAAACTGATATTAGAATAGTGGTGAGAAATGGCTGCTTTGCAATTTGGCAAATAGTATCAAGAGCCTTAAAAAACCAGTCATGTTATTTGATCCTGTCATCCACATGTGGTTACAGATCCTAAGGAGAGGATTGTAAATACAAAACAACCTGATTCCCAGAGACAGTCATTATGATATTAGAACAGTGGAGGATGGGAAGGACCTGATTCACAGCAGCAGAGGAGAAGGGTAAACGCCTGCTCGAGAAGCAGCATGCCGCAATTTAAAATGTTAGTAAGAATATGTAGCTGCCCAGAAAGACTGGTTACATaatgatttttgacatttttgttttctaattttcctctAGTTAGTATATATTACTCTAATTttttagtgtgtatatatttatttttattgaggtataattggtttttggcttccctggtggctcagatggtaaagcatctgcctgcaatgcaggagacccacgttcgatccctgggtcaggacaattccctggaaaagggaatagtaacgcactccagtattattccctggagaattacatggacagaagagcctggcaggctatcgtccacagagttgcaaagagtcaaacacaactgagtgacctaaCACATacatagttggtttataatgttaTTTTCACATGTTCTATGTAGTGACTCAACATTTTTAGAttacagattatattccatttaaagttattgtaaGATAATCACTATATACCCTGTGATGTACAGTATCTCCTTGtggcttattttatacatggtagttttTACCTTTTGACCTGTACCCCAATCTTGCCCCTTCCCTGAGTACTCTGTAATTTTAGAAGTAGAAATTATTAATATACGACAGTGATGTTTAAAATAATCATGCTGCATTTCTGCAGATACATTTGCTTCAATTCCACGGAACCAAATACGCAGCTATTGACCCATCGATGGTCAGTGCCGAGGAACTCGAGGTGCAGAAAGGCAGCCTTGGCATCAGTCAGGAGGAGCAGTAGCTGTTAGTGACGAATGGTCCAGCGTGTTTGTACAATCAGCGACATCAGTGCCCGCCAGTCGGCCTCTCTTCGGTTGGTCAGGTTCACCGGTTATCACTGTGTTTGGAACTAGGACTGATGGTCATCTTCGTGACAGGCGGCAGCTCTTCTAAGCCAGTGTAACTATTTCCCCTTCAGTTTTTTTAGCTTTTGAACTTAAGTACTTTTGGAGACTCCCATTTTAAGAACTGTGAAAATTTTACTACCAAAAGTATTTACCCACTGTGTTCTTATTTGTTAATTTCTTGGTTTGGgggttttgtagatttttttccttttctttctgtcttcctttcttcctgttaTTTGCTGTAAATGCCGCACAGCCACATTCTGTATCAGCACATTTGTTTTTTTATGCTTTCTTGGTTATAACAGTGCCAAGGCCGTCACCCACTGTTTGCTCTCCTGCCAATCAACTACTTCTAATTTCCAGTTGAGCCAGTtgtttttagttttggctgtTGTCTTTCTACCCATTATAGTCTTTggaataaaatttcaatttcagtgagttgaattttatgattttatgatttttatggcTTTTATGATTATCGCAGCTGCCAAAAGGGCTGCCTACACATAGGACTCTGAGAAACAGACTGTGGTGTTTGCCAAACCTGTGTAACTTTTGGTAAGTGACTTAATCTCTCTAAAGCACACTTTGCTCATTGTTAGATTACAAAAACAGTCATTTACTGAGCTGCTGCTCTGGCAAGGTACTTTTCACACCTGCTTTTTGCCCCCTCAgtggaaaattttaaacacacataGAGAAAATAGTATAATGAACTACATCTCCATCAGCTTCAAAAATTATCAACTCATGGATGGTGTTGCATCATCTCTTACCCCACCCTCACTTTTTCAACACATACTTGTATCACTGGATTATTTTAAGGCAATTTCTGATATCttatttcatctgtaaaaattTTTCTGTGTACCTCCAAGAGATAAAATAATGCTGTTATCACACTTTAAAAAGTTCAGCAATAATTCTTTCATACTAATATCCAGTCAGTGTTCCTATTTGTGATTCCCTCATAAATATCTTTTAACAGTTGACTTGTTCTACTTAGCTTCCAAAGTTCACGCTTTGGAAGGACCAGAACCGACCAAAAAGATCCTCCAcgacaaaagatattaagaagaaatcaCAACCAGATGGGTAGGAGGGGCACAGTTGCAATATAGCCAAGTCCCATACCCCCAGGTTGGGGACCCACATACAGGAGAATTATCattgcagaggttctcccaaAGAGGGTTCCAAGCCCCAGGTCAGGCTCCCCAGCCCAAAGGTCCTGCACTGGCAAGATGAGcccccagagcatttggctttgaaaaGCCAGCAGGGCTTATTTCAGGAGTGCCAGAGGGCTGGGGGAAATAGACACTCCACTCTCAAAGGGTGCACACAAAACCTCACATGTTCTGGGTTGCAGGGCAGGAGCAGTAATTTGATAGGATCCTGGGTCAGACCTACTTGCCTCTTAAAGGTTCCTGGAGAGTCAGGAGGCAACTGCAGCTCACACTAAGGGCATAGACACTGCTGGCAGCCAATCTTGGGAGCTCGTTCTACCACGTGGGCACTGGTGCTGGCAAGTGCCATCGTGGAGTCCTCCCTCTAGCCTGGCCCTGGTTCAACGGCCTGCATGCCCCACTGCTGGGATGCCCTAAGCCAAGAGTTGAAAAATATAGTAGAGGAAATCAACAGTAGAGTTAATGCTACAGAGGAATGGATCAATGAGCTGGAAGATGAAGAAGTGGAAATCACTGAAGctgaacagaaaaataatgaagacGAAGAGACCTCTGTGGCAACATCAGGTGCACTAATTATAGAGGtccaagaaggagaaaagagagctaAGAACATACTGGAAGGCATAAAAGCTGGAAACTTCCCCAACCTAGGAAATGAAACAACCAACCAATCTAGGAAGTGCAGAGTCCCTAAAGGATTAACCCA harbors:
- the SPG21 gene encoding maspardin, with the translated sequence MGEIKVSPDYNWFRSTVPLKKIIVDDDDSKIWSLYDAGPRNIRCPLIFLPPVSGTADVFFRQILALTGWGYRVIALQYPVYWDHLEFCDGFRKLLDHLQLDKVHLFGASLGGFLAQKFAEYTHKSPRVHSLILCNSFSDTSIFNQTWTANSFWLMPSFMLKKIVLGNFSSGPVDPMMADAIDFMVDRLESLGQSELASRLTLNCQNSYVEPHKIRDIPVTIMDVFDQSALSTEAKEEMYKLYPNARRAHLKTGGNFPYLCRSAEVNLYVQIHLLQFHGTKYAAIDPSMVSAEELEVQKGSLGISQEEQ